The Bdellovibrio sp. ZAP7 DNA segment TGCCGAAGCTTGTGTAAACTTATCAGGATTCACTTATCCTGCGGCCTCTGCGACATGTTCAGATACAGTTTGGCGTAACTTCCGTCGCACTCATAAACTAAGTAACGGTTCTGTACTGTGGGATCTATCGGGAGGATCTTGGGAGGGTGTGAAAGACACTTATCCGGATACTTATGCATCGACGGATGCTTTTTTATCCGCGATGACGGATGGAACTTTCTTTAAGATGCTATTGGGGGCGCAAGGCAAAACTTGTGCGGATCCCTCGAATGCAACCGAACGCTGTGGTTTCGGTTACGCTTATCTTTCCAATGCTCGCCCAGCGAGTGCGATCTTCCGTGGCGGTAGTGCCAGCAATGGTCGCGAAGCCGGTGTTTTTGCGATCGATTATGACTACAATCGTGCTTACACGGACGGTGCACATGGCTTCCGTTGTGTAGCTCCTCTAATAAATTAGTGACAATTCAGTGAAAAGATTTCCATGCACCCGAGTTCTTGTGAGTTGTGTCACAAGATCAGGGGGTTTGAATGAAAACCGCGAAATGGATTTCGCTGTTCCTGTTGTTTGTAGGTTCCCAAGCATGGGCTGTTCAATATCAATCTTCAACTTATTCTGAAAAATTGGCAGTGAAGAAAAATCCATTGAAGGGACTGAGTTTGGTAGTTCCAGGATTCGTGGTTCACGGCGTGAAGCCTTCAGAAGAGGCCTCCGCTAATATGCCACGCAAAATGGATGGCAATGGTAGCACGGTGATCACTCCAGGATTTGGCTTGGAATATGTCGACCAGGACGGATTGATGTTGTTGGGCGCTGTGGTGAAAGATTGCTATGACAACCTTGCTGGCACATTGCAGATCGGTGAGATGTTTCAAGTTTCCGATAGAACGCAGTGGGGACTCACATTTGGAGTTTATGCTCGTCAAACGCCGACTCGCTGTTCAACGAGTTCGAACGGACGTCAAAGCACCACGGAATGTTATGACATTGATGGCTATCGCATGAAGTTTTTGACTTCAGTGAGTGGCCACTCTGTGGACATTATTCCGACACCCTTTTTTCACTTTTCTACAGCGATTTTTAAGTCCCGCGACTTCCGAATTGATTTTAAGGTGATGAGCAATGTTGTTCTAAATGAATTTGGGTTTGCATTTCCATTTTGAGCTCGCGACTCCATGTAATGAGCCAATGTGTCGTTTCACAGTTGAAATACGCATTAAGGGGAGATTTAATCATTTTGTTGTTAAGATAGAGGGGTGAAATTTCATAGCGCGATTCCCTTCTTGCTGTTGTCCCTAACGAGTCTTACGGCCGTTGCCAAGGATTTAGACGTCCATGTTTTTTATTGGAGTTCGCGTATTGAAGCCCAAGTTTCCATGCGCCGGGGCCTCGAGGAAGAAATCAAAAAATACAATCAAACCGGTGCCCGAAATATCAATCTGATTCCCCATGTGGCGGGAGAAGGGCGATTGGGAGTTTCCAATCAAATTCATCAATTGGAAAGTGCCATTGAATCAAATCCTGATGCGTTGATCGTTCAGCCCACAGATATATCCACGGTCAGTCGCGCAGTTCAAGATGCGGGACTAAAAAAAATCCCCGTCTTTACCTTTGATCAGTTTATTTTAAATGCAAAAGTTCAATCCTATGTATCGAGTGATAATTATCAGGCGGGATGGAATAATGGTATTTACGTCGAAAGTCTTTTCCCCAGGGGACAAGAAATCAAGATCGTGATGTTCGAATACACGCGCGTTTCCGCTGCGATCAATCGTATCGATGGATTTTTTGATGCTCTTCGCAGTCGCAATCGAAAGTTCGTAGTGCTAAAACGCTACGAGTCCGTGGACCCTTTAAGTGCCACCGACGCCGTGGCCTCTATGCTGAAAGATTTTCCTAAAAAGCGCAGCATCGATTTAGTTTTCACGATCAATGATGGTGCCGGAAATACGGTCGTTGAAAAACTTTGGAATAAAGGCAGAAAAGAAATTTTGCATGCAACCATAGACGGGGACCCGGTGGCGGTTGGCAATATCAGGGACCACCGTTTGACGGTTATCGACTCGGCTCAATTTTGTGGAGAGATGGGGCGAGAAATTGCCCGACAGGTCATTGCGTATTTTTCTACAAAGCCTGTGGTGCCGAAATTATTAATTCCGACTTTTCCAGTGACTCGGGAAACTCTCTCTCAGTTTAAAGGTTGGTTGTCGGTCCCGATTGCTCCACCTAAAAGTTTTTCTGATCCGCGTTCTATTGAACCGACGGCTTCGTTGGCTAAGGACATGGGCAATGTCACGATACGTATCGGGATGGCAGCTCACTGTCCTTATCTTTGCGATAAAGGGGCGGATCAATGGACAGGGTATGTGTATGATATTCTGAAAGACCTCGCCACCAAGAATAAGTTCCAACTTAAAATCGTGAATCTCCGCAACAAGGATCTTACCATGGCTTTGAAAGACAAGAAGGTAGACTTTGCGGTTTTACCAAGTTATCTGGTTCGCTATCAGCCGGGATTTGAAATTGCTCTGACCAAATTGGGTGTGAGCTATACCGGTGCTCTTTTTACTCCAGGCGTAAAAGTGCGACTGGTGGATAAGAACTCTTTGGAAAATATGCGTGTGGCCTTTGCCACTCTCGGACAGGAATCAGATTTCAGTCTGGATCCAGAAGAGTATAAAAAGTCGATCAAACTTGAAGGTGTGGAGGTCGCTGATAAAGTCATCAAAGTGATAGGTGAGCGTCGCGTGGATGTGGCTTTGGGTGATTACAATGTGATTCGTTACACTTTGTTGCGCCGTCAGTTGTTGAATTTAGAGCTGCAGGCGACATCGCTGACGGGGTTTAATACGTTAAGTCTGGTTTCAAATGCCGGCGAAACGGCGCATGCAGATTTGCCCATCAGGTTGCAGAAGTGGTTCGCCGATGCACGAAGCTCTGACAAGCTTCATAAGATCTTAATCAGATACAATCTGAATGATTGGTCAGAATTTGAATACTAAATTACTTTGCCGGGATTCATGATGTTATCAGGATCAAATACTTTTTTGATCCCTTTCATCAATTCAATTTCGGCATTAGAGCGTGTGTAATTTAAGAATGACTTCTTGGTCAGACCCACACCATGCTCGGCACTGATTGAGCCCTGATACTTTTTAACCGCATCAAAAACCATCACGTCGACCTTGCGACATTCTTTGACGAAGTCTTCTTTGCTCATGCCATCCGGGCGCAAGATATTGATGTGCAAGTTGCCATCACCGATATGGCCGAACCACACGACTTCCCATGTTGGGTAAGCGCTTGCTAAAACTTTATCCAAGTCCACCATGAATGGCGGAACTTTGGAGATAGCCACAGAGATATCGTTTTTATAAGGAGAATATTTAGCCAAGGACTCAGAGATATCTTCACGATATCTCCAGAATGTCGTCGCCTGCGTGTCTGATTGAGAAATCACGCCGTCAATAACCCAGCCGTCTTCAGCGCATTGGCCGAATACTTCCAATGCTTTTTCTTCGTCTGCTTCAGAGCGGATTTCCACTTCTGCCAAAACATAGAATGAAGCAGAGGTCTCAAGCGGTGCTGGTAAACCTGTGTTCGCCAGAACCTTTGCCAATGCTTTGTCCGAAAACATCTCAAATGCCACAAGTGAGGTTTGAGTTTTAAATTTACCGAAAATTTTCATCACAGCTTCAAGGCCGCTAACGGCCATCACCAAAACTTTCATTGGTGGGGGAGCAGGGGCCAGGCGAATTGTCGCCTCGGTGATAAAGCCCAGAGTTCCTTCCGCGCCGATGAACAAATGGCGAAGGTCATAACCAGTCGCATTTTTTACCAAACCATTATTCAGCTCCAAGATTTCACCCGTGCCAGTCACAACTTTAAGACCAGCCACCCAGTCGCGAGTCAAACCGTAGCGTACAACTTTGATGCCGCCGGCATTGGTAGAAATGTTCCCGCCCATTTGCGAAGAACCTGTTGCTGCGAAATCCACCGGATAGAAAAGATTTTTGGAATGGGCGAACTCTTGCAGAGTTTCCGTCACCACACCCGCTTGGATTACGACTGTTTGATCCACAGCGCTGAAGTCCATGATCTTGTTCATTTGATCAAAGGAAACAACCACTTCGCCTTGAGTTGCCACAGCAGCACCAGATAAACCTGTGCGACCTCCTGATGGAACCAACGCGATTTTATTTTTGCGTGCCCATTTTACCAGAGACGCCACATCTTCAGTAGTGTGAGGAAATACGATGGCAGTAGCCTTGATGTCGAAATAAGTCGTCCAGTCCTTGCCCCAGTATTTTAAACTTTCCTCGTCAGTTTTGATTTGGTCTTTTTTTAGAAAGCTATCAAGTTCGAGGAGAGCTGGTGACATGCTGTAATCCTATTCCTGGTCGTGAACGGGTCGGTAAAAATCTTTCAGTGTTCTTATTCTAAAGAATGCGTAGATAGGACACAAGCCCCAAGCCGCAGTGAATAGACCGTAGATACCGATGTAAGTCCAGAAAGGACCACCGGCGAAAGCGTAGGCGGTCAAACCCACGCCAATTAGAAACCTAAGGACTCGATCCCAGACAGCGACATTACATCTCATGTTGAGCTCTCCTTTGCCTTAGGCTTCGGCGGGACAGGGACTACTTAAGTAGATCCTGCAATTCGCCAGATTGGTACATTTCCATCATGATGTCAGAACCGCCAACAAGTTGGTGGTTGATATACAATTGAGGGATGGTTGGCCAGTTGCCGTACTCTTTAATACCAGAACGAATTTCTTCGTCTTCAAGGACGTTCACATCGTGAAATTGTACGCCGATGTCTTGAAGAATCGCGCATGCACGTGCCGAGAAGCCGCACATTGGAAATTGTTGAGTGCCTTTCATGAAAAGCACAACTTTGTTACCTTTAACGATACCGTCAATTTTTTGTAGAGTTGGAGACATAAAATCCTCTTATTGAATAATTATCTTAAACGATTTTTGTTTTGATGGAGAGTGCGTGCACTTCACCAGTTTTCAATTCTGGTCCAAAGCAAGCCATCACTTGTTGGTGCTGCTGGATTCTTGTTAAGCCCGCGAATTTTGAGCTTTCCACATAAACTTCCCAATGATCTTGAGTTCCAGTCAGATCGAAAATCTCAATCTTACAGTTAGGGTAAGTCTCTTCCAGGCGTTTTTGCATTTGTTCTTGAGTCATAGGGGGGAACCTACCAGAGGCTTCCTTCCAAGTCCAGTGGCGCTTCGCCAGATCGGTTGGCTCTTCGTTGCTTCTCGTCGGCGTACGAGGAGTACGCCTTCCTCGGCGCGCCTTGATCCAACCGATCTTGCTGTGCGCATGTGGTTTTTGGGTTTGGGGTTTGGGATTGGGGGCGGGGGCCAAGGGGAGTGGGTTTGTTTTGGTTTATTTGGGTGTGGCGGTGGGTCTTGTTTGACTTAGTGCGGCGGTGTAGGATCTGGGGCTATGTTTGGACATTCTCAGAGGCTTATTAAGATCTTTTCTTTGATTCTGCTTACGATGCTTTTTTATGCTTTGGCGCGAGCAGAGTTTTTGGTTTGGAATTGGAATTTATTTCATTCTAAGTCGTTCGGGGACATTTTTTGGGCGTTCTTTGTGGGAATGCGTTTTGATTTGTCGGCGGCGTTTTGTGGTGTCGCACCGGTTTTGTTTTTAAGTTTCTTTCCTTGGCCTGCTCGCTGGAATCCTTACTGGGAGAAGATGACTTGGGGAATTTTCTGTCTGATCAATGTTCCGTTTTTGATTCTGAATTTGGTGGATACAGAGTTTATTAACTTTGTCGGTCGCCGCTTTACTTACGACACGATTTTTATTTTGAATGAAGCCCAAGGTAAGATGCTTAACTTTGTTGGCAGCTATTGGCTTCTGTTTTTGATCAATACGTTAATTGTCGCGGCCTTTATGTTCCTTGCATGGAAACTTGTGCATCGTTCGGGAAAGGTTCATTGGCAAAGTCATTGGCAGGCATGGAGTGCGCACGGCGCGATGGTTTTTATCGCCCTCGCTTTTGCCGTGATCGGAATTCGCGGAGGATTTCAACGGAAGCCCATCAACTTTGTGAATGCCAATGTGTTCACAGCACCACTTTTGAATAATCTGGTTTTAAATTCTACCTTCACGTTTATCAAAAGCTATGGTGCCAAAAAAATTAAACATGAAAAGTATTTTGCCAATCGCGAAGACATGCTGAAGCTTTTGAATGGTTCCCGGGTTGGTTCCAGTCTGGATAAACAGGGGAGACCGGCGGCTCCGCAAAATATCGTCATCATTATGCTGGAAAGTTTTGGTTCGGAATATCTGGGTCCTGTGGATGGAGAAACGCGTACACCGTACCTGGATTCTTTGATGAAAAAGTCCCTGGTGTTTGAACACGCCTATGCCAATGGTCGTCGCTCGATCGAAGGTGTAGCAGCCGTGATGGCGGGCATTCCCGCTTTGATGAGCGAGCCCTTTATTTCGTCTCCATTTACTTCGAATTATTTCCTGGGACTGGGAACTTTGCTCGCGGATAAAAAATACTCCACCAGCTTTTTTCACGGTGGACATAATGGAACGATGTACTTTGATTCTTTCATGCAAAGTGCCGGTGTTGAAAAATACTATGGTTCAACCGAATACGGAAACTCTGCCGATGATGATGGCGTGTGGGGTATTTGGGATGAGCCGTTCTTGCAGTGGATGCTGACCAAAGTTAATGGTTTTCAGCAGCCATTTATGACCTCGGTTTTCACGTTGAGTTCGCATCAACCGTTTAAAGTTCCAGAGAAATATGTGGAGACGTTTAAAGAAGGTCGAATGCCAATTTTGAAAACTATTTCCTATACGGATATGGCGTTGGAAAAGTTTTTCAAGGAAGCGGAAAAGCAGCCTTGGTTTAAAAACACTTTGTTCGTGATCACTGCGGATCACACCTCTTTGCATTACCGTCCGGAATACACGAATGAAGTCGGGGATTACAAAGTTCCGTTGTTCTTTTATCATCCAACATACAAGTTCCCCAAGGTCGACACCAACATGGTCGTGCAGCAGATTGATATTTTGCCGACGATTTTGGATTTCTTAAAAATCCCCCAAAAAGAAACGAACTATATGGGAAGCTCGATCTTTGTTAAGGGCGACAAGGTTGCGGTGACGTTCAACGACGGCATTTATCAGCTTTTAGCAAACGATTACCGCTTGCGCTGGGTTGTGGGTAGCAGTGAGCCCGAGATGTTTAGCATCAACGACAGAAACGGCGATAACGTCCTGACTGAGCCCGCAGCCCGCAAGGCCGAACTGATTCAAAAACTCAAAGCGAATATTCAGTATTTCAACGAAGGCATGTGGGACAACAAACTATATTATCCCACTCCTGCCCGATAGGTTCACGCCTTCACTGCGGGGAATGTCCTCCGCCTTGCGGCTGAACCTTTTTGAACGATTTTGTGTAATCGATTATGCGGATTTCTTTTGATAGACCGAGCGTTGCATCTCGACGATGGCGCTCATGATGGCGAATTCGCTGGCGTTGGCGATGTGATTGAACTCCAAGCCAATGACCATATCGTCGCCTTGCACGCGCAAGTTTTTGACGAAGCCCTGTACTGGAATGGGATCACGTTCGCCGATAAAGATCACGGCTTCTACGCGGTCATCCAAACGCAATGTCGGCATATCTGCCGTCAACAGCACAGCACAGCCCTCAGTGGATACATCCAACAGACGGCATGTCGTGTTTGATTGCTGTTGATTCAAAGTCGCAATCAAACAATCCGCTTGGAAACCCGTCGGCAGGGTGTAGCGGAAGTTTTTTCTTCTTTGCAAATGAAACAAGTCTTTAATCGTTAGGTTCACGCCGCCCTCGAAAGGAATCGCCGTGGCTTCGAACATGTACTTGTCATTGTTCACGCGGAAATAGCACGTCAGAACTTTGTTAAAGGAGAATTTGAAACTCCCGCCATCCGTTAAAATGCATTGGATCTGGCCTAAGTCATTCATGGAAATGGCATGAACGTGTTCAGACTCGTCCTCGTTGCCTTTCAAAAGGATATCTCCTTCGATAGCAGTCAGTTGCTCGAAAAGATATTTTCGCTGCTCCTGATTATTGACGGCTTTAAAAATAACCACTGGTCCCATGACTATGCCGCGCTGACCAGTTTATGGCCGCACTCTCCACAGAATTTAGCTCCGGCGACAACCTCAGATTTACATTGAGGGCACTCAGGGCCGTTGGATTTTTTCTTAGGTTTTTCTTCTTTTTCGTTCAAATCAACGTAACCACGTTCATTCCATTTATCGATCTCGCGAAGCATTTTCCAGCTTTGCAACATGGAACGGAATTCTTTGATTTCGAATTGCAAAAGTACGCCTGCGCCCACCGTACGGCGCTTCATAAAGATCCCTTTGCCTTCCAGGCGAGTGAAGTGATCGTTATTCAAAGCAAAGCCCAATTCGTTAGTGCAGTATTCAGAAAATTTAGCGAACTCTACACTGGTCACGCCGAAACGGTCGACTTCAGGGGAATCGCCAGTCACTTTCAAAAGACCATCTAGCAAGTTCAAACACACTTCGTCCACACGAAGAAGCTCAGACTTACCAGCACCTTTGAAATAGTAGTATTGAAAGAATTCAAAGAAAGCTTCTACCAGGCCCAAATCCAAAAAGTGAACTTTTTGGATTTCGTCAGCGCCCTCTGGATTGTCAGCAGGTTTACCCATTTCATACAAAGCCAGTTTTTGCTTTACCAAAATATTGATCACTTGCTCGACGCGCTTTGGGCTTTCTGCAAATACGCGCTGAGCGTATTGTTTCATCATCATCCATTCCACAACCACACGGCCGGGCAGGACGTTTTTATCACCTTTATGATTTGCCGTATGGAAAACCGCACCGAAGGCTTTCGCCACTTGGTCCTCAGGACATGGCGAAGAGTCTTTTTCAAGCTTTGAAGAACGCACTTCATTCACGCCCATGCGCAAACGCTCTGCCAGTGATTTGATGATCACTTTCAACATTTGCGGAGCACCTTCATAAAGTTGCTTTAAAGTATCAACCGGGATTTCTAAAACTTTCGTTTCAGCCGTAGCAATGGCTGCAGTTGGATGAGTTTGCGCACCCAAAATAACCTGGTCGCCCAGGAAGTGAGAAGGACCCAATTGGAAGAACTCCACGTTCTTTTTTCCACGGATCAAGCATTGCGAAGCACCGCCTGATTGAATCAGGTAAACCGATGTGATTTTGTCGCCATCCTTAAAGATGACTTCGCCTTTTTTAAAGCTTTTTACGGACATAGCTCACTCCTCAAAAAGTTTTCTCAAAAAAGTTATCGGTTTAAAAAGCCCATAAATTGAGGCAACTAAGGAGTGGCTTTGGTCCAGTTTCTAGCGCAATGATCGCGCACAGGGATTGGTCATCAGATCGTTCCCTAATTGAAGCATAACGATTTGCCCTCGACCATCATGGACGAAGCGAATCCAGTGACTTAAGCGATCTGAAAGCTGAATTTTGATGTCTTCACCTATCCCAGACCACTCATTTTCGACCTTTTTTAGGCCATATTTCGCACCCATTGGGATCTTAAAATGCGTGATTCTGCCGCCCAATTTTGAAGAGTCATAGTCGACTTCGATAAATTCGACCCATTCTGAACCGCTGGAAAACTTGCGAACCTCTCTGCCAGGACGGACTTTCAAGGTGCAATAGAGATGGGAGGCCAGCTGATTTCCCAGGGTTTTAGAGACGAAATCGAACATTTCGCGATCCAAGATTTTATCGGTAGACGGGTCGTCATTGATCATGGGAATGACTTCTTCAGAGTGGGCCGAGAGGGAAAACATCAGGCAAAACAGGGCTAAAAGAGTAGTTAGCTTCATTAAGGTCCTCCACCGCAAAATATAAGAAGGCCTCTCGTGTCTGTCGAGATCAGAAAATTTATAGGATCTATAAGGAAAAAGCCCTGCTGGGTTGCTGTCAGACACGGTTTCCGCTATAAATGCCTCCATGGAATACTTCTTTAGCGCGGCCCCCGAGGCCCACCAAAAAAAGGAAAAAGCGAAAGCTCGCGAGCTTCGCCAAAGCCAATGGTGGCGTCAAGAGTTGGGTAAAGGCCTTTGCTATCACTGCGGGAAAAAATTCAAGGCCGCAGAGCTCACGATGGATCATTTGATTCCTATCGCTCGTGGTGGGAAATCCACTAAAAATAACTGTGTTCCATCATGCAAGGATTGCAACAGCAAGAAGGGCTATAAAACCCGTGCCGAAATGGCTATGGAAGAGTTAAAAGCTTCTTCTCAACCGGCCGAGGCTTCTGCAGAGGAAGTCGTTCCTGCGGCAGCAGAAACCTCTGAATCTGAAGAATAAATCTATCTTTTTACGGTCTCGGGATTTTTGTTTCGGATCAAGGTCATTGCACCTGCGAAAACGCCCTTTTTCCATAGCGGAATCAGCCATTCCATTTCGGCGATGCAAACCAGCTTTTCCAACGTCGCTTTTTCCTTAATAATATTCGTTCCAAGGCCGGGCGCCATGCGAACAGGCTGTTTTTGCCCATAGAATTCCATCACTTTTTCCACCATTTTTTCATGCTCTCCAGGAGCTCTTTCATACAGGTGATACCACTTGCGGGAGCACAAATCCTCGAACGTATAGGTGGTGGTCTCCAAAAGATTAAAAGTACGGAACAGTTGCACGTGATTTAACGAGTACATTTCAATCATCAAATCAGGAGCGTTATCAATTAAGGCCAGGTCTTCGGGAGTTATGGTCATTCCCAACACATCCAGCGCGGTTATCACCATCAGACGATTGTCGTATAAAGAACCATCCTGAGCGTGAACGCGCGAGCAGATTTCTGAATACAGACGCAGATTCTCAATCACGGACATTTGCTCTTCATTCGAGAGCTGCGTGAAGTGGGGAAGTTGAGGGTCGGCATAGGCACGAAAAAGAATGCCTTCACCCTCAATCAACTCAGAGATTATCTGGGAATAGTAGCGAAATAGCGCTGTAGAGCTCATGGAAATATTATGGCTTTACAAACTGGGGAATGGAATCAGGATTCCAATTAATCACTATAGTTAAAACCGCGTCCAGAGATTGGTTTTTAAAGACCGGAATCAACCACTTTGTTTCGGTTAGATAAATAAGATGCTCTAAGGTGTCTTTCTCGACAATTCTCATCGGACCGGCATCTGCTGGTTTACGAACGGGTTCTGTTTGCAGAAAGAACTCGGTCGCTGCCTGAATTATTTTATCGTGAGCTTCCGTCGGGCGTTCATAAAGATGGTACCACTGACGGCAACACAGATCTTCAAAAGTGTAACTGCTGGATTCAAAGATGTTTAAAGATCGGAATAAATGCATTCCGTTTTTATTATAAATCTCGATAAAATGTTTATCTTCAATAAGGTTTAAATCCTGGGGATGGGCGTTCATCCCGGAAACGTTTAAAAAAGTCTCAACCATCAGGCGATTGTCGGTGAGCGTGCGGTGGTGCTCTTTCACTTTTACGCAGGCCAGCACGTAAAGTTTCACGCGGGCGATAACGTCGAATTGTTCATCACGAGTCAGACGACTGAAGTGAATAAGATTGGGATTTGCATAAGGACGGATAAAAACCCCCTCATCCTCAATCAATTCAGAAAATGATTCCGCTAGCCGTTTAAAGACGGCTAAAGGAGAGTCGCTGCTTGTCATAAATGCCTGCATTCCAAAAACGTACCCGAGTTGCACAAGTAAACGAATGTTAATAGAGGCGGTCATGTATTCAATCAAGGCCTATTACATATGTTCGCCTCGCATTTAAAACTACGTCGCGCA contains these protein-coding regions:
- a CDS encoding substrate-binding domain-containing protein, which translates into the protein MKFHSAIPFLLLSLTSLTAVAKDLDVHVFYWSSRIEAQVSMRRGLEEEIKKYNQTGARNINLIPHVAGEGRLGVSNQIHQLESAIESNPDALIVQPTDISTVSRAVQDAGLKKIPVFTFDQFILNAKVQSYVSSDNYQAGWNNGIYVESLFPRGQEIKIVMFEYTRVSAAINRIDGFFDALRSRNRKFVVLKRYESVDPLSATDAVASMLKDFPKKRSIDLVFTINDGAGNTVVEKLWNKGRKEILHATIDGDPVAVGNIRDHRLTVIDSAQFCGEMGREIARQVIAYFSTKPVVPKLLIPTFPVTRETLSQFKGWLSVPIAPPKSFSDPRSIEPTASLAKDMGNVTIRIGMAAHCPYLCDKGADQWTGYVYDILKDLATKNKFQLKIVNLRNKDLTMALKDKKVDFAVLPSYLVRYQPGFEIALTKLGVSYTGALFTPGVKVRLVDKNSLENMRVAFATLGQESDFSLDPEEYKKSIKLEGVEVADKVIKVIGERRVDVALGDYNVIRYTLLRRQLLNLELQATSLTGFNTLSLVSNAGETAHADLPIRLQKWFADARSSDKLHKILIRYNLNDWSEFEY
- a CDS encoding FAD-binding oxidoreductase, producing the protein MSPALLELDSFLKKDQIKTDEESLKYWGKDWTTYFDIKATAIVFPHTTEDVASLVKWARKNKIALVPSGGRTGLSGAAVATQGEVVVSFDQMNKIMDFSAVDQTVVIQAGVVTETLQEFAHSKNLFYPVDFAATGSSQMGGNISTNAGGIKVVRYGLTRDWVAGLKVVTGTGEILELNNGLVKNATGYDLRHLFIGAEGTLGFITEATIRLAPAPPPMKVLVMAVSGLEAVMKIFGKFKTQTSLVAFEMFSDKALAKVLANTGLPAPLETSASFYVLAEVEIRSEADEEKALEVFGQCAEDGWVIDGVISQSDTQATTFWRYREDISESLAKYSPYKNDISVAISKVPPFMVDLDKVLASAYPTWEVVWFGHIGDGNLHINILRPDGMSKEDFVKECRKVDVMVFDAVKKYQGSISAEHGVGLTKKSFLNYTRSNAEIELMKGIKKVFDPDNIMNPGKVI
- a CDS encoding DUF2892 domain-containing protein; the protein is MRCNVAVWDRVLRFLIGVGLTAYAFAGGPFWTYIGIYGLFTAAWGLCPIYAFFRIRTLKDFYRPVHDQE
- the grxD gene encoding Grx4 family monothiol glutaredoxin, with amino-acid sequence MSPTLQKIDGIVKGNKVVLFMKGTQQFPMCGFSARACAILQDIGVQFHDVNVLEDEEIRSGIKEYGNWPTIPQLYINHQLVGGSDIMMEMYQSGELQDLLK
- a CDS encoding BolA/IbaG family iron-sulfur metabolism protein, with protein sequence MTQEQMQKRLEETYPNCKIEIFDLTGTQDHWEVYVESSKFAGLTRIQQHQQVMACFGPELKTGEVHALSIKTKIV
- a CDS encoding LTA synthase family protein; amino-acid sequence: MFGHSQRLIKIFSLILLTMLFYALARAEFLVWNWNLFHSKSFGDIFWAFFVGMRFDLSAAFCGVAPVLFLSFFPWPARWNPYWEKMTWGIFCLINVPFLILNLVDTEFINFVGRRFTYDTIFILNEAQGKMLNFVGSYWLLFLINTLIVAAFMFLAWKLVHRSGKVHWQSHWQAWSAHGAMVFIALAFAVIGIRGGFQRKPINFVNANVFTAPLLNNLVLNSTFTFIKSYGAKKIKHEKYFANREDMLKLLNGSRVGSSLDKQGRPAAPQNIVIIMLESFGSEYLGPVDGETRTPYLDSLMKKSLVFEHAYANGRRSIEGVAAVMAGIPALMSEPFISSPFTSNYFLGLGTLLADKKYSTSFFHGGHNGTMYFDSFMQSAGVEKYYGSTEYGNSADDDGVWGIWDEPFLQWMLTKVNGFQQPFMTSVFTLSSHQPFKVPEKYVETFKEGRMPILKTISYTDMALEKFFKEAEKQPWFKNTLFVITADHTSLHYRPEYTNEVGDYKVPLFFYHPTYKFPKVDTNMVVQQIDILPTILDFLKIPQKETNYMGSSIFVKGDKVAVTFNDGIYQLLANDYRLRWVVGSSEPEMFSINDRNGDNVLTEPAARKAELIQKLKANIQYFNEGMWDNKLYYPTPAR
- a CDS encoding PilZ domain-containing protein, with the protein product MGPVVIFKAVNNQEQRKYLFEQLTAIEGDILLKGNEDESEHVHAISMNDLGQIQCILTDGGSFKFSFNKVLTCYFRVNNDKYMFEATAIPFEGGVNLTIKDLFHLQRRKNFRYTLPTGFQADCLIATLNQQQSNTTCRLLDVSTEGCAVLLTADMPTLRLDDRVEAVIFIGERDPIPVQGFVKNLRVQGDDMVIGLEFNHIANASEFAIMSAIVEMQRSVYQKKSA
- a CDS encoding cyclic nucleotide-binding domain-containing protein; its protein translation is MSVKSFKKGEVIFKDGDKITSVYLIQSGGASQCLIRGKKNVEFFQLGPSHFLGDQVILGAQTHPTAAIATAETKVLEIPVDTLKQLYEGAPQMLKVIIKSLAERLRMGVNEVRSSKLEKDSSPCPEDQVAKAFGAVFHTANHKGDKNVLPGRVVVEWMMMKQYAQRVFAESPKRVEQVINILVKQKLALYEMGKPADNPEGADEIQKVHFLDLGLVEAFFEFFQYYYFKGAGKSELLRVDEVCLNLLDGLLKVTGDSPEVDRFGVTSVEFAKFSEYCTNELGFALNNDHFTRLEGKGIFMKRRTVGAGVLLQFEIKEFRSMLQSWKMLREIDKWNERGYVDLNEKEEKPKKKSNGPECPQCKSEVVAGAKFCGECGHKLVSAA
- a CDS encoding HNH endonuclease, translated to MEYFFSAAPEAHQKKEKAKARELRQSQWWRQELGKGLCYHCGKKFKAAELTMDHLIPIARGGKSTKNNCVPSCKDCNSKKGYKTRAEMAMEELKASSQPAEASAEEVVPAAAETSESEE